The following are from one region of the Aspergillus luchuensis IFO 4308 DNA, chromosome 4, nearly complete sequence genome:
- a CDS encoding SDR family oxidoreductase (COG:Q;~EggNog:ENOG410PJ8G;~InterPro:IPR002347,IPR036291,IPR020904;~PFAM:PF00106,PF08643,PF13561,PF08659,PF01370;~go_function: GO:0016491 - oxidoreductase activity [Evidence IEA];~go_process: GO:0055114 - oxidation-reduction process [Evidence IEA]), which yields MAPLKTVLITGCSANGIGSALAEALANQGHHVFATARSPFKIPSSLTTLSNVTPLQLDVTSSESVAAAVQAVEHHGAGLDILINNAGSGYTMPLLDIDLAQAQQVYETNIWGPLRLIQAVAPLLLSRGGRVVNISSVGAVVPTPWIGIYSSSKSALSNLSETLRLELAPLGVSVTTLMIGTVTTPFHANEPTFTLPPSSRYAAIAQTISRWASGEASPKGCSAQELADLILPDVLGTTGNGMLWRGPNSGVVKFVSQWVPGWLADRMMSTGQGLDELAASQSK from the exons ATGGCACCCCTTAAGACCGTCCTGATCACCGGCTGCTCCGCCAACGGCATCGGATCGGCCCTGGCCGAGGCCCTCGCCAATCAAGGCCACCACGTCTTCGCCACTGCGCGCTCACCTTTCAAGATTCCATCGTCTCTCACCACTCTGTCCAATGTAACCCCTCTCCAGCTCGACGTCACCTCATCGGAATCCGTAGCTGCTGCAGTCCAGGCCGTCGAGCATCACGGAGCAGGCCTCGATATACTCATAAACAATGCTGGCTCCGGTTACACCATGCCGCTGCTGGACATCGACCTCGCCCAGGCCCAGCAGGTCTACGAGACCAATATCTGGGGACCGTTGCGCCTTATACAAGCCGTAGCACCATTGCTGTTATCCCGCGGAGGACGCGTCGTCAACATAAGCAGCGTGGGTGCTGTAGTCCCCACGCCATGGATCG GCATCTACTCATCCTCGAAATCCGCCCTGAGCAATCTCTCCGAGACTCTTCGACTCGAACTCGCGCCACTAGGCGTATCCGTGACCACGCTCATGATCGGCACCGTCACGACGCCCTTCCACGCAAACGAGCCCACATTTACCCTCCCACCAAGCTCGCGGTATGCAGCTATCGCGCAGACCATCTCCCGCTGGGCGTCGGGTGAGGCTAGTCCTAAGGGATGCTCGGCACAGGAACTGGCGGATTTGATTCTGCCTGATGTACTGGGTACAACAGGAAATGGCATGCTCTGGCGCGGGCCGAACAGTGGTGTGGTGAAGTTTGTTTCTCAATGGGTGCCGGGGTGGTTGGCT
- a CDS encoding uncharacterized protein (COG:S;~EggNog:ENOG410PIUG), translating to MFRWDSNDHTQCNFRRSSRQSQLMESGLEFHRLHRNARDRAARAKARMSDNKKRRKTIVFVCTSSNANLFKPVDGSMAIQNKWFYPSDIAHDLDDIDLPREVKVEILACAWEYTRCVIPQYSNWKRYVAFMRLMTIGVISEFRGDLVDVIDGPRVLAYNLDSLLHELFHDTPGHQAMVLEFKSFLLVTSEKTSHRRSNSEMFRRYVNALVSSPQQWFRMRDCDALARFTIAAGLACNDLLDIWYTDTQYDILCEIGATMYDAVAFFKHQSEGETNSTFAYMPEDERISAFQGVRQVLWALDVAMADVPGHAIVTNFLRNVGGPILMTMRRYRFVEEGLTIGKTESEDIINETRQNFKLWTRLDAGPATFLDIKHYQMILSRSDDLMFPGLAEWLEADSQHCTQCVYRKAYGAQRAHCFGGVELCSQCRDEWGQYLRTLPGRTKQAFPDLALEI from the exons ATGTTCAGATGGGATAGCAATGACCATACACAATGCAACTTCCGCCGATCTTCCAGACAATCCCAACTCATGGAAAGTGGTCTGGAATTCCATCGGTTGCACAGGAACGCACGGGATCGTGCAGCACGTGCGAAAGCGAGGATGTCTGATaacaaaaagagaaggaaaacgATAGTGTTCGTATGTACGTCATCGAATGCCAATCTTTTTAAACCGGTTGATG GAAGCATGGCCATTCAGAACAAATGGTTCTATCCAAGCGACATAGCCCATGACTTGGATGACATCGATCTACCAAGAGAGGTGAAGGTTGAAATCCTGGCATGTGCTTGGGAATACACCCGATGTGTGATACCACAATACAGTAATTGGAAGCGCTATGTCGCTTTCATGCGTCTTATGACTATCGGCGTCATCAGCGAGTTCCGAGGGGATCTGGTGGACGTGATTGACGGTCCCCGAGTCCTTGCCTATAATCTCGATAGTCTCTTACACGAACTCTTCCATGATACACCAGGGCATCAGGCCATGGTTCTTGAATTCAAGTCTTTCCTTCTAGTCACATCCGAGAAGACAAGCCACAGGCGTTCCAACAGTGAGATGTTCCGTCGGTACGTGAACGCCCTCGTCAGCTCACCACAACAATGGTTTCGGATGCGGGATTGTGACGCCTTAGCCCGCTTCACGATTGCTGCAGGTCTCGCCTGTAATGACCTCCTGGACATATGGTACACAGACACGCAGTATGACATTCTATGCGAGATAGGAGCTACCATGTATGACGCGGTAGCCTTTTTCAAGCATCAGTCAGAAGGCGAGACAAATAGCACCTTTGCCTACATGCCGGAAGATGAGCGCATCAGTGCATTTCAAGGAGTGCGTCAAGTCCTATGGGCATTGGATGTAGCAATGGCAGACGTGCCCGGACATGCAATCgtcaccaacttcctccgCAACGTTGGTGGGCCAATTCTCATGACGATGCGGCGATATCGGTTTGTCGAAGAGGGGCTTACCATTGGTAAGACGGAGTCtgaggatatcatcaacgAAACTCGGCAGAACTTCAAGCTTTGGACTCGCTTGGACGCGGGTCCAGCCACGTTCCTCGATATTAAGCACTATCAGATGATTCTTTCCCGGAGTGATGATCTCATGTTCCCGGGTTTAGCGGAATGGCTGGAAGCCGACAGCCAGCATTGTACCCAGTGTGTATACCGCAAGGCATATGGCGCACAGAGGGCCCATTGCTTCGGCGGCGTGGAACTCTGCAGTCAGTGTCGTGATGAGTGGGGCCAGTACCTCAGGACGCTGCCTGGTCGCACGAAGCAAGCATTTCCGGATCTTGCCCTGGAGATATAA
- a CDS encoding DUF4334 domain-containing protein (COG:S;~EggNog:ENOG410PY9H;~InterPro:IPR025568,IPR025951;~PFAM:PF14232,PF14231) — MTSIIERIRANQPISLTEAKAYFDERPPVQPSFMLGEWKGLPVLTGNKLVEILETVKWAGKDFHGVDHVDPMVCLDDKGCRFPNPNWGGARIREVKYNDVVSAAMVYNERPVIDYFRYVDESTVIGVMDSPEHDTLSQDGDRLYFVLERIK; from the exons ATGACCAG CATCATAGAACGTATCCGTGCCAACCAGCCCATTAGCCTCACTGAAGCCAAGGCCTACTTCGACGAGAGACCCCCTGTCCAACCAAGCTTCATGCTAGGCGAATGGAAAGGTCTTCCTGTTCTGACGGGCAACAAGCTCGTGGAGATCCTTGAGACAGTTAAATGGGCTGGCAAGGATTTCCACGGAGTCGACCATGTTGATCCCATGGTGTGTCTTGACGATAAAGGTTGTCGgttccccaaccccaactgGGGTGGCGCGAGG ATTCGTGAGGTCAAATATAATGACGTTGTGTCTGCCGCGATGGTCTATAATGAACGGCCTGTTATTGACTATTTTCGCTATGTTGACGAGAGTACCGTCATTGGGGTGATGGATAGCCCCGAACATGATACTTTGAGCCAGGATGGAGACCGTTTGTATTTTGTCTTGGAGCGGATCAAGTGA